A single genomic interval of Oryza sativa Japonica Group chromosome 7, ASM3414082v1 harbors:
- the LOC4343623 gene encoding uncharacterized protein, which produces MVVVVVGGGGGGGGGGGVKKEEGEEEARGRGGGGGVVGGWGTWEELVLGSAVIRHGGVAWGAVAAEVRSRSPCAFSPEECEAKFSEIQARYSACDAWFEELRKRRVAELRNDLKKSENFIGSLQSMIKSLSNSKHDDGNSECHTSHTESCSNNENTADNNSSSKALSKDRSSAASFTEEASNSQKSEKVQHCDTDSIQVNNTSAEALVKPLVEKKVCAEDGLLWGSRKKRAVRDRRTFLMADNSCRAGENTSTSHIQTDGSSEGYAKKGLKTPNLESGVSVVEKAKPNLAEILKTISTQSDCYMLQRRLDVQRKRTRYKKMIRRHIDFRILHSKIKSGATSSTKELLRDILLFVNNVLAFYPKATLEHMAAIELRNIAFRTVQESASMPSKSCGVTGAATAPLVKKNTRPVQPGSHGPHDAKRSKVSLKGTGSTVKQGEAKGSRGGSSVTANVKTMQRNPPAKKRGVGRPPKNGQKRAAAQQDSPNKGRKRTRR; this is translated from the exons atggtggtggtggtggtgggaggcggaggaggaggaggaggaggaggaggggtgaagaaggaggagggggaggaggaggcgaggggaagaggaggaggaggcggcgtggtGGGAGGGTGGGGGACGTGGGAGGAGCTGGTGCTGGGCAGCGCCGTCATCCGCCATGGGGGCGTTGCgtggggcgccgtcgccgccgaggtcCGGTCCCGCTCGCCGTGCGCCTTCTCGCCTGAG GAATGTGAAGCTAAATTTTCAGAGATACAAGCACGCTACTCTGCATGCGA TGCTTGGTTTGAGGAGCTCCGTAAGCGGAGAGTTGCTGAATTAAGAAATGATCTGAAGAAGTCTGAAAATTTTATTGG ATCCCTGCAGTCCATGATCAAAAGCCTCAGCAATAGCAAGCATGATGATGGCAACTCTGAATGTCACACTAGTCATACTGAGTCATGTTCAAATAATGAAAATACAGCTGATAACAATTCATCAAGCAAAGCATTGTCCAAAGATAGATCATCTGCTGCTAGTTTTACAGAGGAAGCAAGCAACAGTCAGAAATCTGAAAAGGTGCAACACTGCGATACTGATTCAATTCAAGTGAACAATACTTCAGCAGAGGCTTTGGTAAAACCCCTTGTTGAAAAAAAGGTTTGTGCTGAAGATGGTTTGCTTTGGGGCTCTAGAAAGAAAAGGGCCGTGAGGGATAGGAGGACTTTTCTGATGGCTGATAATAGTTGCAGAGCTGGCGAGAATACATCTACATCACACATACAGACAGATGGTTCCTCTGAAGGCTATGCAAAGAAGGGCTTGAAAACTCCAAATCTAGAATCTGGTGTGTCTGTCGTTGAGAAAGCAAAACCAAACTTGGCAGAGATTTTGAAAACTATATCTACTCAAAGTGACTGTTATATGTTGCAACGCCGACTTGATGTCCAG CGGAAGCGGACTAGATACAAGAAGATGATTCGCCGGCATATAGACTTCCGTATCCTTCATTCAAAGATCAAGAGTGGCGCAACATCTTCTACCAAGGAGCTTCTAAGAGACATTCTACTGTTTGTGAATAATGTCCTTGCCTTCTATCCAAAGGCTACGTTAGAGCACATGGCTGCAATTGAACTTCGAAATATTGCATTCAGAACAGTGCAAGAGAGCGCAAGCATGCCCTCTAAGAGTTGTGGAGTAACAGGAGCAGCAACTGCCCCTTTAGTGAAGAAGAACACCCGACCCGTGCAGCCTGGAAGTCATGGGCCTCATGATGCAAAGAGAAGCAAAGTTTCTTTAAAGGGGACTGGAAGTACTGTCAAGCAGGGTGAGGCCAAGGGATCGCGTGGTGGTTCATCAGTGACAGCTAATGTAAAAACTATGCAGAGAAATCCACCGGCCAAGAAGAGAGGCGTTGGGCGGCCTCCAAAGAATGGGCAGAAGCGTGCTGCTGCACAGCAAGATAGCCCTAACAAAGGCAGGAAGAGGACCCGACGCTGA